The stretch of DNA GCCTTCGCACACCAAGCCCCAAACGCGGGTGTAACTGCTGAAATCTCCTTTTTAGGTAACCTTtcccgacgcagacgcgccggagCACGCTGCAGTGCGTTTCCTCGCACTGACCTTCAAATGGTTCGCTGGTGTCGCGGCGGATGCCGCAGTTGGCGGAACGCATGTGGTTTTTCTGAGGCGCTCACGCTAGAATTTTTCAAATTGTCTTACTGCCGCTTACAAATAAAGCCCGAGCAAACCGACTCGTCAGCGAATCGGTTTGCTCGGGCTTTATTTGCAAGTGGCAAATCCATGGATACCAGGACAAGCAAGCCAATGCTGAAACTACTACACGAGAGAGCGTCTTGGGGGATCTAAATAGTTGAGACCTATCTATACATATTCGTAGTACCCAGCTGACGAGACAGAAAAACCCTCGTGAGAGCTCGAAGAACCGAGCTGGCGAGCAGTTTTCCGCTTTCTTTCTTGATCTCTCGATCAAGCCTACCAGTGCCGTCCACAGTTAAATGTGCGTTGAggcttcgcgctcgcgcacaAAAATCCACGATAATCGCAGTGCGTGTTGGATGTGAGCACGCATTTCTGTCCACGCACTTTGAGGTCAAGCGCGTGTGACCCTTTCCGCCGAAAAGGGCGGCTATTTCGTCTGGTAGAACCGTGCAGTCACCGCTGCGTCGTTTCCTACACGACTGAGATACAGTCGGCGGTATTCCAATCAGAGAGAGAGTTGCTGATTTGAATCGTTCACGAAAAGAGCAAAGCTCTAAGAGGAGACCTGCAGACTCGCTTGGCGCTCGATGGCCTTTGTGCATTTACTGAGCTTCTCGAAAGGCatcacgaagaagagaagataTTCCGGGCACGCGCGGACTTgagagccgctcgccgctgcgtcatcctcccgcttctcgctctgGCTTTTGCCTtcgcgcgagtctcgcgAGTTCGCCTGGTCTGGCacaggggcgacgcggaccTACACGGAACCACACGAAACAAACACATGAACCGCGGTGTGCGCCTGAATACGCCAAGAGGTGAATTCGAGGAGACTCAAACGGCGCTGAACGCCGAGATGGGAATAATTGTAGTCTAGTGAGATGTTGAACTCCcacacttttagctgtcttaagcagtgCAGTGGGGGGTAGTTTCTACAGACACCCGACTACACGGATATAtatactatatatatacgcctCAATTGCTGTcgccagcgaggaaggcgaggcaacGGCAGAAAGAGAAGCGCAAGGGTGTATTCAGCCACGAGTGTGGAAACGTGCGtccacatacacacacatacaaaCGCTGAGAGAACACCAGCGGTAACGGGACGCCTCGCGCACTGCAATCATGAAAATAATGAAAGACTCTTCACGTGATTTAGGCACGCTTAAACCCCAACTCTGACTCGCTCCCCTGAAAGAGTCAAGCAGGAAGCGGGCCGCGGCGTGGAGCCAAGACTCGTTCGGAACTCACCGACGACCCCGTGGGGTACGTAAAGAAGGCCGTGGCAGCCTTCAGCAGCTCTTCATCCTCGGGATGAGGAAAGAAGGGTTTGAAGCCTACAAAGCAAGGCCACGCCTCagacgccgcacgcgtcAATTTGCACATCGTGAGGACAGTACGTTCACACTGCCACACGCAAGGCTTCTCACTGAGACCCGCTACGATGCTTCACAAAACTTCTCCAACGCGCaccgccttccgccgcgcttTACTGTACACGCTGACAAGCTCCAAGCGATGCAGAAAGCACCTGCACACCTTATCAAAGGGCAACAACGCAGAAACTCGGTCGTCTCTGCTCCCAACGCATGGGTCCGTCCGCCTATAGCTCGTGGCACGTCCCCGCTTACTACACACGACCTTGAACAAACGCAAAGAGAGATTCTTGAATGCTGAAGCTCACCTAAAGGctcgtcgcccttcgccttcttcgacgccgtcgccgccgcgcttgcaTCCGCCTCCTTGTATACTCTACCGCCACAAAAAcaacagagaaaaaaaaaaccaaaCAGTGACTGCGTTGTCCCCGCGAACTCTGAGGCAGCCTGTCCGCAAAACGTCTCTGAGTCGCTCCTGGGTGTAAAGTGCCCTCGTTTTCAAAAACACATGAAATGAACAAGACAAAACCAACCTACTTCCCTGTCCGAAATTTCGACTTTCCACGAGAAATCCGTCCGCCCACTTCCTCTCTTGGCCTGTCTTTCCCCGCGCCTCACTTTGtgaggacggcgacgtgCGTGTAGTTATAGAAGGGccgttcctcctcctccatctCCTCGGTAGTCAAACTCCACGCAATGTCTtcgagaagcgaagaaaacatGCTGGGGacaagcgccggcggcgtgtTGCTCAGCCGCTCCTTTACCAGCCAGCCGCAGTTGGTATTCGCGCTCCCGGCCGCGCTCTCCTCAGAGGGCTTCAGGATCGCCTCTGCAAatcgcagagacagaaaagaacCCGGCTGGGCGAATGAATCAAATGAATGACGTCTACAGCGTGTGCAGACTTGACACCTCCCCCACGACGCTGGATGTGGGCTGTGCTTCACTCTCTACGCGATTTTGTTCCCTGCCTTAAACACCCGTGTCTTACGAGCGCACGCGACACATCTTGAAGGCTTTCAGCGGAGGTTCGCACGCGCTGGCACGACACGCATGTCTCTGGACGGCCCATTGAAGCCTACACGTAACAACGCCCTGCCTAGCAAAAGTCGCCAAGGTGCTTGCAGGCCTAAAATTGCCAGCAACGCCAGCACCCTTACCGAGCTTCGCCTTGACGTCAGCTGAAGCGTGCTCGCTgagggcagacgcagaaCACACGAACCTCGAATGGATTGCCACACAAAGCaccagacgccgcgctgccccctctgcctcgcctccctctgacTGCTTCAGTTTTTCCTTCGTCACCGTTTCACTGATGCCGTAAAGCGGCGTAAGCGATGGTGcgtgcgaggagagaaggcagacacCTTCACATACGCAGCAGCGACCGAAAGACATAATTTCATCTTCCCGTCAATCTAGCTCGTTCCAGCCGGCCGAGGCCAGGCGATGACTAGATCGCAGTGTTGTCTCCGGCCGTCAATTAAAAGTGGAATAGGAAGACGCATAAACTTTCCTACTTTAAACTGTTTCTTGAGCAGAGCCTCGACAGTGCCACTTGTTAGCTATTAACTTCGAGACAGCACGGCTTTTTTTTCCCGCGGTCGTTCGTCCGTCTGAGgctttctccttcgcggcagtcgtctttctctctgcgtgttttCTCTCCCCCGTCACACGTTTGCCTTCCGCAACCCCGCGTTCGAGTCTGCGCCTACCCTGCAAGGCGGAGAAATGCATCTCTGAAAACGTTGGTTGCCTCAGGATACTGACGCAgcgaaagcagagagaggaacccGACGACCGCAGAGGCGTCCTCGGCGTTCCTCTCGTTGGCCTCGCCCTgctctccctcttcgtcctctacCGCCTTCAGCAGAGAGCCCACATTGCcctgaagaggaaaaggagcAGGCAGAGAAGGGGCATCTGCACGCTCCACGAGCGAGAACTTGACAGTCCACTACGAGCCGCACAGGAAGCATTTTCGCGGCAAAAAGACTTGCACTGCcctcggcgcgagcgccttaTAAAACTCCAAAGCAAGGAAGGACCCAGAGCCCGAGTCGGGCAGCAAGAGACATGAGATGAAGCTatgacgcagagaaaaaggggaAAAGCACAGGGGCGAAGAAGAATGACCCGCAAGATACCTCCTTAGAACAACGCTGAGAGGACAGCGAGCAGGCAATCCGCCCCCGcacctcctctcctctcacTGTGGTGAGCAAACGGACTATGAAAACTGGTCAAGTACCTGGTTGGCGATGGTCTCAGCCAGGGCATGCAGATCGCGTGATGGCGTTTTCAAGTGGGTGTCAAGACGAGATTGGCGCAGGAGAGAAAGGACGGCGTCGGTAGCTTCCTCGTGCGGATCGAACAGGCCGAAGGACGCTTGAACAGTCTCCTGTGGAGCAAAGCAGAGCCACTTGGCTCTGGCGCACGGAATCCAAATAGGTCCAACTTGCCGCCTTTTTCTGGCCCAACCGTTCACGCGTGCTGCTCCCTGCCAGACGCTGGAACAGATTTGCTAAAAAGCACTAGCAACCTACCTATTTATCTATCGATCGATCTAGATTtgcatatctatatatatatatatatatatatatatatgcagatcATAATATCTCTCTACCGTTTTACCTATCTGttcatctatctatctagatatatatatgcatatgcagaTCTGTGTGAGGTGTGACTAGAGTCCGCGCTTGCGGAGAGGATTCTAGTCCATCTGGAGCCGCGCTGTGAGCCACAAAAGACCCATCTCCGTACGCCTCGATTCTTGCCCTGGCGGGAGCTTGCGTTGCGTGACGGCAAGAAAACAAGGTAGAAAAACAACGGACCCCTGCGCGCCCTTACTGTGATGTCTTCatcgtcctcgtcctcgtcgtcctctccctgTCTCAGCAGCTCCTCTTTGGTTCTAGCAATCAGCTGGATTTCGTCTCCATCATCTTCATCGCCGCTCGATTCGCTCTCGaacggcgcctcgtcgcagttggcctcctctccgcgctttCTGCGTCGATCCCCCTCTAGGCTTTCCTCCATCTTATCTTCTGCGACAGCTTCTTCGCAGGCACTCGCTTCCTTGCCGTCCTTCTTCATTTTGTTGACTCAGCGTTTAATTTCCTTCTGCAAGGCAAAAACAGGTAGAAGGTGAAAGACAGCCAAGAGCGTAAAGCCTGGAGGGATGGCTCCTTCTGCTGGCAGCGGCTGAGTCTCAGAGGGAAATCAGGACCTCTAAATCAATCCCTAGTACATGAGCACGTTCATGCATCTGCGTCGACTTAAGTATTCGACCATCCCcacatatatctgtatacATTTAAACACTCACAAATAGCGATATGCTGCGATGCACGCGAACGAATGGAGAATAATAGAGTTGTGGCTGCATCACTCCCCAGAGAAATGCGCGCGAACAGCACGCGGGACGGGCACACAAAGTGAGACGCTCTCCGGAATCAGAGGATTGGCTGGAGAAGAGAGCAATACCTTGCAAATCGACGAAACTAGCGGAAGCCGGGGCCGTATTTACTTTCGCCTCAACAAGCCACGGAAACAAAGAATGGAAAACACTCTCTCTTGTGTAATGAGGAAATACAACAGGACAGCCGGTCCTGCGGGGCTGGCTTGCAGGCGCCTAAAGACAACATGCGCGAGATGTGCATACGCTGCTGCTCGAGCCAAGCGTGAACTACACACGCATCAGCCGAGAAGTCGAAGGAGGAGAGATTCCCCTAAACCACTAACAGGGGCTTCCCTCGCATCTGTCTCTTCCTTTCTGGTTCCGCATTACGAATACCGAACCTGACTTGCAGGGCAattccgcggcgctggcgcgagAGTCGACAAGGTCAGCAGTAGGCGAGCAACGCGGTGCATGCacggtttttttttttttcgctggCTCCGCTAACGACGGATCGAGACACGCTCGTCTTGGTGGGATCTTTCGTGTGTTGAATCGCACGCGCGAGTTCCTACCGGTAGACTCTGGAGCTCCCAAGTGTGCGCCGGCGGGTCTGCCTGCAGGctggcatgcatgcgtggagGGTCTGGCTTATATTCCGGttgcaggcggcgacagcgagaatTTTTCGGCGAGCGGGGCGGACGACCCAGTGTGAGGAATGGagccgctctctcttccaCACGACGAGGAATGCATGACGCGCGAGACCGGGGGTTACTTCTCTCTTCCCTGAGTTTTTTATCGAGTGAAAGGACGGCGCGTTCTCTGATTTCGTGAGCCTTTCCGGACAGACAAAATGGGAGCCTACAAGTGAGTCTCTTCCCTACAGAACCCGGCAGAGTTTTCCTTCGCACTGTCGGCAGAGCAGCGAACCCCGGTTTGTGGGGAGGGAAAACTGAGGTTTTACCGTCGTTTTCGTGCGATTTCGATTCTCTCGTCCGACGGCTGTGCTGGGATTGGGTCCATGCTGCCTTTTCTTGAGGAATGGTTGGGCCTAGCAAGGAAGCGTCCACTCCTCGGAGTTTCTCCCATGCCTCGACTGCCCGGGAGCGTTTGTTCTCTCGTTTCCCGgacggcagcgcctccgaaagcgccgccgcgcgccactCGGGGGGCAAGATTATTCTCTTTCCTCGGTTTGCGTCTGCAGAAGTTTCGTGCATTTCTGTAGCTTTCCATGGTAGATTCTCTCGGAGCGGTCGTCGGTTGGGGTCGGTCGTGGTAGCTCCAATGATGCGGGACCCCAGCGGCATCTCTTGTCGGGGAGTTTAGGGTGCTACACCGGAGATTTTCTCTCTGAGTTTCGCATCACATCTGTTTTTCGCTTCTTTGGGGTCTACCTCGCAAGTGGCTCTGCTGTGCTGTCGCCGGGACCGATCAAGCGAGGGTGGGTACATCCGCCCTGCACACACGTTGCACGCATCCTGTTGCCGACGCCCACGCTGTCTGCTTTCCATACGAAATTCCCGTGTGTGGAACGTCGCAGATGTCCTTCCTCCTGTCGGTCACTCACTCTCGTTGTCTCGCTTGACACTCGAGAAAAACGCGGGCAACTGTTGTCAGGCAGCTGGTCACGGCTGCTTCACTGACAGTGGTGCGAGAGAGCGTACCGTCGAAGGTGCTGTCGGCGCGGGCCTGATGCATCTGCAGTAGGCGCTACTGGCGTGTTTTCTGGCTGCATTTCATGGACTGAATGGCTACTACGCTGCTTTGCTGAGGGGGGAACGAGAGCATCGACGTGCGTTTCGCGCGTCATGAGGCACTGATCTCCTCCGCGTTGCGGAGGGTTCAAGGCGCTTTCATCGTGCACATGCTGCCAGCGGGACTGGTGATTTCTGGGTGATGCTGCGGCTCCTCGAATGAATGGAAGGCCTCAGCTGTGTGGGGTGAGTTGTCGTTAGGGAGCGTGGTCGGCAGTGATGCACTCTTTCGCATTCTCGGTTTTCGCGTTTCGTTCAGATATCTGGAGGAGCtctggaagaagaagcagtcCGACGTGctgcgctttcttctccgtgTGCGCACATGGGAGTACCGCCAGCTCCCCGCTGTGCACCGCTGCACGCAGAGCACTCGCCCTGATaaggcgcgtcgcctcgggTACAAGAAGAAGCAGGGCTTCGTCATCTACCGCGTGCGTGtcagaagaggagacagaaagaagCAAGTCCACAAGGGCATTGTTTACGGAAAGCCGAAAAACCAGGGTAAGCACGCCGGCACCTTTCAAACTCACAGTCCCATCAGTGTTAGCCATGAGGGGGGTACTCAGTACTGCCGCAGAGGTCCTCCAGGCACCGAAGGCTTGCAGGATCAGGCGATGTATGCGTGAGTGACTCGCTCGCATTCGCCTGTAGCTTGCAGACTGTGGATCTGCGGCGTCATAGTTAGAGCAAGTGGTTGACTGGTTTCCTTCCGTTTCTTTGGCTTGTTCCTTCTTCAGGTGTTCGTAAGCAGAAGTCGACTCGCAActtgcgcgccgtcgccgaggagaaggtTGGACGCAAGATCTGCGGAGGTCTGCGCGTGCTGAACAGCTACTGGGTTGGTCAGGACGCCGTCTACAAGTACTACGAAGTTATCCTTGTGGACCCCGCCCACAATGCGATCCGCAACGACCCGCGCATCAACTGGATCTGCAAGCCTGTCATGAAGCACAGAGAGTGCAGAGGCCTGACGTCTGCGGGCAAGAAGTACCGCGGCTTGCGCACCAAGGGCTTCggtgctgcgcgcctccgcccttcCAGACGCGCGtgctggaagaagaggcaagcTCTCCAGCTCCGCCGCTACAGATAAGCGCCAAAGGTGTCGCGCCCGAGACGCTGAAGAGGAAGCCACAGACGAAACGGAGAGGGAGGTGTCGCACGAGAAGCGGGAAGAATCTGGACCAACGCGTGCGACCCGAGCTTGCTGCCTGCTTGTGGGCCCTGCTCTTCTACCGACCACCCTGGTagaaggcgcgagggagaccTCGGGAGACCGACTCCGCGCGTGGCGAGGCTTCTTGCTGTGCTGCTTTTCCTCTTCAAAGAGCCATGCAGAAGAGTGGGCAGGGgggcagacgcgagcgactcgcctcgctttctgcgtctgccctGCAGCCATTCCTACGCCCTCTGTGtcttgtctctctttctcttgtCGCTGAGGCAAAAGATCCGGAAAGATGAAACGCGGGAGGAGGGGTACCGTGGCTGGAGCATTGTGAAGGGGCCgaagagacgacgaggcgatcAAGAGTAGGCGCATCGGGGAAGGATGTTTTCATTGCTTGAGGCGTCGGTCGCAAGGGAGTTGTGCTTGAGTGAATTCATCCGGTAGTGGACAACTGACCCTGTGTGTAGCTGCATATGCTTGCATGTGTGCATACGTACAGCCGCTCTTCTCATCTTGAAGTCTCTTCATGGATGTGTTGTTTTCGTTTCTGTCGATCTTTCCGTCttcgagagaagaaaagcctTTCTCAATCTCTGGAGACGAACCCAGTCAACTGGGGATCCCTACTACGGCTGCaaccgcgccgcctcgcctctgcggcagggAGGCAAACACAGCGAAGCGCACCCACGGCTCACCACCAACACGCACATTCTCGGCTGCGCGCAGGTGGGAGGTACTAGGCTGTGTGTCGTAGCCAGTTCTGCCTTTATTAGTTTTCAGTTTTTGCTTCCTTCAAAAGGAAGCCGGCGCTCCTGTCCCGCGCCGTGAAACGACACGGCGggatgcagcagcgcatAGGTGACAGTCAATCCGGAGTGCTTCGCCACTGCTGAACATTTACGGTGTGAGACTTCTCAGTCGCCGAGCACGCTCTGCTGGGGCAGAACGAAGCTGCCACCGAGTGACGGAAGTCTTAACTTTAAACCCGCAGTCGACACATCGTGTCGCTATTCGATGCCATAGTTTATAAGATCTGTGCATGAGAAGACAACCGTACTATGGCTTACAGTTTCATCAGCATACGATGTCCCTCGACAGCCTAAACATCCTTCAGTTTCAACAGGAGCCCGGTGGGCTGgtcgcggggggaggggggggggctgcccAGCAACGTCCTTCTCGACGGTTTAGCGTATGCAACTGTGGAGCTGAGCCTTTTCTTTTTCCACAGTGCTTCATTTACGCACACAGACATGTTGTGCTCTGTCTAAATCCTCCGCCTACAACGAGGAATCACCCTCTTGGGCTTCGTGCGCTGAAGGAAGGCGAACCGAAAAAGGATCTTTGAGGAGCCTCAGAAGCGTAGGCTAGCGGTAAAGAGCCTTGGGTGCTTTCGTTCTTCCCTTTTGTTTCTGCTCACCGCCGGATTCCAAGGCGACTTCACCGCCACCAAGGCTAAAAAAATTAAGAGCCCGTGTTTCTTACATTCGCACATTGACAAGCGTCTGTTGTGTTGAAGGAGAGAACTCCTTTCGTTTACCATAAAACTGAGAAGCCAGACGGCGGCAACACAATTCAGACTCGCCAGTATCCATTCGCAGCTCTGCGCTACCCTCCTTTGTTATTCACACGCGTAGTATCGTCGCTGTCTCACTTTGAATTCCTCCGTTTGTGTCTAAACCCGCAGTCTCAATTCAAGTTTTCGGGCCGAAAAACCTTATTTTCGCTTTCTCACAGCCCTGCCAGTGCTGCAGTGGAGGCTACGCGCGTCGGATCTCTGCTCCCGTCACCACCCAAGTCGCAGCTCCGCTATTCTCGAACACTCTGTCGCTTTcggctgcttcctccgcccaCCGGCGCACGACGAGCAGGTCGTGGCGCCCGAGGCcacgttttttcttctgattttcctcctcttctctctctctgtgcgcacgcggcgcgtggcTCTGCTTGCTGTTTTCTtgctcgctcggcgccgaaGGGCCGCTGCATGCTTCGCCCCCTCTCGAGCCCGCCAAGCCTGCCTTCAGATGCTTCCTCCGGCGCATGTACTTCCGCCCCACAAGGCTCTGCGTCTGAatttctccctcttcttcctcgctgctgctggagctcCCAATGAGATATgccccgtcgcctccctcctggTCGCTCTTCGCTcctcccgccgcgtctgcctccgcgtccgcctccgcgtcgtccttcgcgccgtctgcggacgacgcggaggccctccctcgcctcttctgcgggcTCGAAAGGCCCCTTTTCCGCTCTCTGGGTCTCgagctttcttcctcttgctCAGCTTCGCTGACCAAGCCTCGGAGCACGGCCTGCAGCAACTcttgcgcgccgcggtcggtGGCCGCGAAGAATGGACTGatgccgcgctcgctggcgCACCGAAACCGCCGACCCTGcccagaagaaaaaaaaaggaaatGTGCAAACACAACGCACAACGAGAGGCATTTTGCTGCGTTGACACTATGGAAAGGCACTAATATCCTCCCTGCTATAcgcctacatatatatatatatatatatatatatatatatagatatagcGAAATGTGAGCAAGCCCATACACTACTATTGGCAGAAAAGctaatacatatatatatatattaatAGAGAGCAGATACAGAGAGGACGCCTCTGGGCATGCGTGTACCGTCAAGAGTTGTTTACGTGCTTTCACATCTATTGGCTAACTGAAACTGTCGGCTCGGGTGGAAGCGTCTGGCCCTCTGCGCCAGTAAAAGAACACACTTACGACGGCATCCTTGACTTGAACGACGAGAGACGTTCCATTTGCGTCCGCGAGGTGCAGATGGAAATCGTACCTGAAGGCCCACGACGCCAGccacggaggcgcagacgaaacaAACTCGTGAAAGCGCCTCTCGAGCGTCTTCAAATCTCAGGCGCACGCACGAGGTGTGCGCACAGAGAGAGTGCGCCAGTCGCTTGACAAAACGTGTTCACAAAATCCCACTCCGAAACAGCCGACAGCCACCGACCCGAGTGATACACTGTGTTCTCCCGCACTATCCTGCCACGCCCGCCCCcgactccccccccccccccccccccccccccc from Besnoitia besnoiti strain Bb-Ger1 chromosome V, whole genome shotgun sequence encodes:
- a CDS encoding hypothetical protein (encoded by transcript BESB_058450), which gives rise to MKKDGKEASACEEAVAEDKMEESLEGDRRRKRGEEANCDEAPFESESSGDEDDGDEIQLIARTKEELLRQGEDDEDEDDEDITETVQASFGLFDPHEEATDAVLSLLRQSRLDTHLKTPSRDLHALAETIANQGNVGSLLKAVEDEEGEQGEANERNAEDASAVVGFLSLLSLRQYPEATNVFRDAFLRLAGEHASADVKAKLEAILKPSEESAAGSANTNCGWLVKERLSNTPPALVPSMFSSLLEDIAWSLTTEEMEEEERPFYNYTHVAVLTKVYKEADASAAATASKKAKGDEPLGFKPFFPHPEDEELLKAATAFFTYPTGSSVRVAPVPDQANSRDSREGKSQSEKREDDAAASGSQVRACPEYLLFFVMPFEKLSKCTKAIERQASLQVSS
- a CDS encoding ribosomal protein RPL15 (encoded by transcript BESB_058460), whose protein sequence is MVGPSKEASTPRSFSHASTARERLFSRFPDGSASESAAARHSGGKIILFPRFASAEVSCISVAFHGSVVGSDALFRILGFRVSFRYLEELWKKKQSDVLRFLLRVRTWEYRQLPAVHRCTQSTRPDKARRLGYKKKQGFVIYRVRVRRGDRKKQVHKGIVYGKPKNQGVRKQKSTRNLRAVAEEKVGRKICGGLRVLNSYWVGQDAVYKYYEVILVDPAHNAIRNDPRINWICKPVMKHRECRGLTSAGKKYRGLRTKGFGAARLRPSRRACWKKRQALQLRRYR